Within the Desulfonatronum sp. SC1 genome, the region GGACATGGGAGCTGTCACGGGGGTGGTCATGGGGTCCTCGAGGCGGGAGCGGCCCGGGCCAGGGCGATCAACCTGGCGTAGACCTCCTTGGAAGACCATCCATGAGCCGTGGCCGCGACCCGAGCGGCCACCTGTTTTGGCGGGCCGGTCAGCATCTCTTCCGACAGCATCTGGTCCACAACCACGTCCAAAGTCTTCTCCCGAGCTTCCGGCGGGCCGACGAGCACGGTCATCTCGCCGCGAGGGTCCCACTCCATGTCCTGATGGCTTTCCAAACGGCCCAGAATAATCTGCTCATGCTCCTTGGTCAATTCACGGGCCAGGCAAAGCTCCCGTGGCCCCAGACATTCCAAGGCCGTTTCCAGGGTGTCGCGCAGCCGGGAGTTGCGCTCGAAAAAAATCAGGGTAGTGGCCGCCTCGGCCCACGAAAGAAATAGCCGTCTTTGGTCCCCGGCCTGTCGAGGCAAAAAACCCAGAAAGGTGAACGGAGAGGGCGGAAGGCCGGAAGCGCACAACGCTGCAACAGGAGCGCAGGGACCGGGAACCGGAGAAACCGGGAACCCAGCGTCCCAACAGGCCCGGACCAGCCGGTACCCCGGATCGCCGATCAGGGGTGTTCCGGCGTCGGAAATCAAGGCAACATCGTGCCCCTGTTCCAGAACGCTCAGGACCGAGGGAATCCGATCCCGCTCATTGTGCTCGAAAAAGCTGCGCAGCGTCCCTTTGGGCACGACGCCGTGGCGCTGAAAAAACAGCCCGGCACGCCGGGTGTCCTCGGCCAGAATCAGGTCCGCACCTTCAAGCGCCCCTTTGGCCCGGGGTGAAAAGTCACCAGGGTTGCCAAGGGTTCCGGCCACGACCCAAAGTCTGGGGGAAGGAAAAGGCATCGGGAATGTGCTCCAGTCGGTGTCCCTGGGCTGTGTGGATCACCGCGACCACGTCGAACCGGCATGGCCGCTCCCACCAGTCGCGCCGGCTGAGATAGTAGCTGGCAGCCCGGGTCAGCTTGGTGATTTTGGAGCGATTCACGCTTTGGGCCGGAGAGGTTCGGGCGCAAGCCCCACGGGTTCGAACCTCGACGAAAACCACGGTATCCCGGTCCTGACAGATCACGTCCACCTCGCCGGATTGGCAGCGCCAGTTGCGTTCCAGAATCTGAAAACCCAGTTCTTTCAGCAACTGAACAGCGGCGTCCTCGCCGATCCGTCCCTGGGTCAGATGTCCGGCAACCATAGCTGCTTCTGCCGAGCATCCCGGCCGGTAGCGGCCAAAACGCCTTTGAAGGTCAGCCGATGCACCGGAGCCGGTCCGAGACGCCGCAGGGCCTCCAGGTGTCGGGCCGTGGGATAACCTTTGTGGATCGCCAAGTCGTAGCCCGGATGCCGGCGGTCCAGAAAGGTCAGGAGTTTGTCGCGAAAGGTCTTGGCCAGGATGGAGGCGGCGGATACAGCCGGAACCGTGGCGTCCGCCCTGACCACCGCCTGTTGGGGCATGTCCAGCGGAACCCGATGAGGCCCGTCCACGATCAACGCGTCCGGGCACACTTTCAGGGTGCGCACGGCCCGGGTCATGGCCAGCAGGGAAGCCCGCAGGATATTCACCCGCTCGATTTCCCGCGGCCAAGCCAGTCCCAGGGACCAGGCCACCGCCTGATCTCGAACGGCACGGGCCACGCGCTCCCGAGCCTCGACCCGAAGTTTTTTGGAATCGGTTAGGCCGGGCAGATCGTACGATTCAGGGAGAATCACCGCCGCGGCCACCACGGGGCCGGCTAGACACCCCCGCCCGGCCTCGTCCAACCCGGCGGTCAGACCGAGGCCGCGCGGCGCTTCTTCACCGACCAAAAGTCCGGGAAAAACTCCGGACAGTTGCCCAGTCGCGGGCCGATGCGTTGGCCCGGACATGAAAAACCCTAGTTGTCCCAGGCGTTCTTGGACTTGATCCGGCTGGCCTTGCCCCGGAGTTTGCGAAGATAAAAAATCCGGCTACGACGGACTCGGCCTTCGCTGAGAACTTCCACGCGCTCGATGAAGGGGGAATGCAGAGGGAAAATGCGTTCCACGCCGATTCCATCGGACATTTTGCGCACGGTGAAGGTGGCGTTGGTGGTGCCGCGATGCCGACAGAGCACCACACCTTCGAACATCTGAATCCGTTCTTTGTCACCCTCGATGATCCGGACATGCACCTTGACCGTATCTCCGGCCTTGAACTGCGGGATGTCCATTCGCATCTGGGAATATTCGATCTTTTTCATCAAATCCATGACCAAGTCTCCTTATGAATCAAGTAAATGTATTGCGGCCGAACGAAGCCGGACGAAACGGGGCAGGACATCAGCCGTTGTCGCCCAGTATCCGATCTAGCATAATGGCCGCCGCGGCGCGTACCGAAAGATGGTTGTAGTCGCTGAAACAGCGCACCGGGCGCAGTGTTCCGACGCAGTGTTCCAGTACCTCCTGGGCCAACCCGTACCCCGTGCCCAGGACCAGTAAAACCGGCTGGTCCTCCAGCAGGTCGCGAGTCTGGGGATAGGTCATGCTCCCCGCGCCCTGGGCCGAAGTGGCCACCAGCACCGGCCGCTTGCCACACCGTTCGGCCACCGCGTCAGCGGCCTGCTCCAGGCCGTCCACGACGCTCACCAAGCGCAACGCCTCCCCCCGATCCGGGTTTGCCGCGGCCCCTGGCCCGCTCAGCCAGTGGCCCAGCAGACGATTGGCCAACTGCTGTTGGTCCCGCAAGGGGGTGCAGATGAAATAGCCGCCCAGGCCGTATGTACGAGAACAGCGGGCAATATCGTGGATGTCCAGATTTGTCAAAGAAACCGCCCCGCTCTGCCCGAACTTGTTCAGAACCGGAGCATGGACCAAGGCCAGGAAACAGTTTCTGGCCGCCAGTCGCCGCCCCTTGGCCAACTCCCGCAAGGTCCGGATGTCTCCTGGCTCCAGCGCGGCCCTGGGCAACAGGTCCGGGCGCGATTCCAGGGTTGTCCGCAAAGACTCCTCTCGTCGCCAGGCCGCGACCTTGGCATGATCCCCGGACAGAAGAATCTCCGGCACCCGCAAATCTTCAAAAACCTCCGGCCTGGAGTAGTGTGGATACTCCAGCAGGCCGCGCACGAAACTTTCGTCCGCCGAGGACTCCTCGTGGCCCATGAACCCAGGCAAAAGCCGGGATACCGATTCCAGGACGTGCAGGGCGGGCGTCTCTCCGCCATTGAGTACCACGCCGCCCACGCTGACCTTTTCCAGGGGAAACAGGGACTCCAAACGGTGGTCGATGCCCTCGTACCGTCCACAAATCAGGGTCACGACCGGCTCTTCGGCCAGGGACGCTGCCAGGTCGTGATCCAGCGGTCGGCCCTTGGGACACAGCAAAACCATCCTGCCAGGCGCTTCCCTGGACGCTTCCAGGGACCGCAGGGCCGTCACCAGCGGCGGCAGGGTCATGACCATGCCCGGCCCGCCGCCGTAAGGCCGGTCGTCCACGCTGCGATGTCGATCCACGGCGAAATCCCGCGGATTGATCAACCGAACCGTGACCGTCTCCTGCTCCAGAGCCTTTCCCAGCAAGCCGCATTGCAGCGCCGAAGCGAAAAACTCCGGAAAAAGCGTGACGATGTTGAACTGCATGCCGCCTGAGTCCTGGTCCTTATCCTTCTTCGCCCAGATACAATTCCAGAAGCCCCGGCGGCGGATCAATGCGCACCGTCGCGGTCGTCCTGTCCGCTTCCAGAACGAAATCCTGGTGCGCAGGAAAGAGCACTTCTTGGCCAGACTCGGTGCGAATGCTCCAGATTTCCTGGCCGACTCCGGATCCGGCACTTGAGTTGACGCTCTCGATCCGGCCCAGCAGTTTGCCGGAAGGCAGCAGCACTCGCATGCCGATCAGCTCATGAATGTAGATGTCCTCGTCCGAACGATTGGGCAGGTCTTCAGGGCGCGCCAGCAACTCCGCCCCGCGCACCTGCTCCACCTCGTCCCGCCCCTGGACCTGGTCCAGGCGCAGCAGAAGCCGTGCGTTGTGCATTCTCCAGGAGGTCACGGCCACTGGACGCGGACGATCTCCAGGAGTGCGGCGCAGGTACAGACACGGAACATGAGCAAAAAAATCAGGGGAGTCCACGTGCACTTTGACACTGAACTCCCCTGCCAAACCATGCGGCTTGATCACTTCTCCGACCAGGACCAACGGCTGCTCGGGCATGTCGAAACCGCCTATTCGATGATTTCCAAAACAACCCGCTTGTCGGCCTTGGCCGAAGCGGCGGCGAGAATCGTGCGCAAGGCCTTGGCCGTCCGACCCTGCTTGCCGATCACCTTGCCCAGATCTTCCTTGGCCACACGCAGTTCCACCACGGAGGACTGTTCACCCTCCACCAGGGAAACCTGCACGGCTTCGGGTTGATCCACCAAGGACGTGGCAATGTACTCGATGAGTTCCTTCATGCCGTCTTCACTCCGTAAAAGCTCATCGACGTGGAACAGTTCAAAAAAACGTCTGGGCCCGCGACGTATGAAACATGCGGACGACAAACGTTTTTCAACGAACCGCTAGGCCTGGGTTTGATTGAAGCCTACCTTGGTCAGCAGCGAGCGAACCGTGTCCGTGGGCTTGGCGCCCTTGGCAATCCACTCGCGGACCTTGTCCGTGTCGATCTTCAGTTCGTTGGGCTCTTTCATCGGGTTGTAGTAGCCGAGAAAATCCAAAGCGCGGCCGTCACGGCGGGTTTCGCTGTTCAGGGCGACGATGCGGTAAAACGGCTTCTTCTTGGAGCCCATCCGGGTCAGTCTGATTCTCATTGCCATTGCTGCGTTCCTCTCTTCAAGTTGATCTGAAATGTTGTCGTGAAATGGGAGCATCAATTTCCGCCGACGGATGATCAGCGGCGTTTTTTCTTGCGCCGTTCCTTTTTCTTCTTGGTCGCGGACTTGGTCCCGAGCTTCGGCATGCCCGCGGGAAGCCCCAAGCCGCCCATACCGCCGGGCAAGCCCATTCCTCCAGAGCCGGAGGGCATCTTCATCCCTCCAAGACCTCCTCCGCTGGTCATTTTCTTCATCATCTTCTGCATCTGCTCGAAATTTTTCAACAGCGCGTTCACGTCCTGGACTTTCACGCCGCTGCCCTTGGCCACCCGGAGCTTGCGGTTCGCGTTCATCAGCTTGGGGTTCTTGCGCTC harbors:
- the rsmI gene encoding 16S rRNA (cytidine(1402)-2'-O)-methyltransferase translates to MPFPSPRLWVVAGTLGNPGDFSPRAKGALEGADLILAEDTRRAGLFFQRHGVVPKGTLRSFFEHNERDRIPSVLSVLEQGHDVALISDAGTPLIGDPGYRLVRACWDAGFPVSPVPGPCAPVAALCASGLPPSPFTFLGFLPRQAGDQRRLFLSWAEAATTLIFFERNSRLRDTLETALECLGPRELCLARELTKEHEQIILGRLESHQDMEWDPRGEMTVLVGPPEAREKTLDVVVDQMLSEEMLTGPPKQVAARVAATAHGWSSKEVYARLIALARAAPASRTP
- a CDS encoding YraN family protein is translated as MVAGHLTQGRIGEDAAVQLLKELGFQILERNWRCQSGEVDVICQDRDTVVFVEVRTRGACARTSPAQSVNRSKITKLTRAASYYLSRRDWWERPCRFDVVAVIHTAQGHRLEHIPDAFSFPQTLGRGRNPWQPW
- a CDS encoding ribonuclease HII, giving the protein MSGPTHRPATGQLSGVFPGLLVGEEAPRGLGLTAGLDEAGRGCLAGPVVAAAVILPESYDLPGLTDSKKLRVEARERVARAVRDQAVAWSLGLAWPREIERVNILRASLLAMTRAVRTLKVCPDALIVDGPHRVPLDMPQQAVVRADATVPAVSAASILAKTFRDKLLTFLDRRHPGYDLAIHKGYPTARHLEALRRLGPAPVHRLTFKGVLAATGRDARQKQLWLPDI
- the rplS gene encoding 50S ribosomal protein L19, with the translated sequence MDLMKKIEYSQMRMDIPQFKAGDTVKVHVRIIEGDKERIQMFEGVVLCRHRGTTNATFTVRKMSDGIGVERIFPLHSPFIERVEVLSEGRVRRSRIFYLRKLRGKASRIKSKNAWDN
- the trmD gene encoding tRNA (guanosine(37)-N1)-methyltransferase TrmD, with the protein product MQFNIVTLFPEFFASALQCGLLGKALEQETVTVRLINPRDFAVDRHRSVDDRPYGGGPGMVMTLPPLVTALRSLEASREAPGRMVLLCPKGRPLDHDLAASLAEEPVVTLICGRYEGIDHRLESLFPLEKVSVGGVVLNGGETPALHVLESVSRLLPGFMGHEESSADESFVRGLLEYPHYSRPEVFEDLRVPEILLSGDHAKVAAWRREESLRTTLESRPDLLPRAALEPGDIRTLRELAKGRRLAARNCFLALVHAPVLNKFGQSGAVSLTNLDIHDIARCSRTYGLGGYFICTPLRDQQQLANRLLGHWLSGPGAAANPDRGEALRLVSVVDGLEQAADAVAERCGKRPVLVATSAQGAGSMTYPQTRDLLEDQPVLLVLGTGYGLAQEVLEHCVGTLRPVRCFSDYNHLSVRAAAAIMLDRILGDNG
- the rimM gene encoding ribosome maturation factor RimM (Essential for efficient processing of 16S rRNA), which produces MPEQPLVLVGEVIKPHGLAGEFSVKVHVDSPDFFAHVPCLYLRRTPGDRPRPVAVTSWRMHNARLLLRLDQVQGRDEVEQVRGAELLARPEDLPNRSDEDIYIHELIGMRVLLPSGKLLGRIESVNSSAGSGVGQEIWSIRTESGQEVLFPAHQDFVLEADRTTATVRIDPPPGLLELYLGEEG
- a CDS encoding KH domain-containing protein; amino-acid sequence: MKELIEYIATSLVDQPEAVQVSLVEGEQSSVVELRVAKEDLGKVIGKQGRTAKALRTILAAASAKADKRVVLEIIE
- the rpsP gene encoding 30S ribosomal protein S16, which gives rise to MAMRIRLTRMGSKKKPFYRIVALNSETRRDGRALDFLGYYNPMKEPNELKIDTDKVREWIAKGAKPTDTVRSLLTKVGFNQTQA